Genomic DNA from Hymenobacter jejuensis:
ACAGTCCTTGCCCAATGCGAAAGTAGCTCAGAGTTACGCTCTTAAATTGCGAGGCCCGCAGTCGCCGCTCAACCGACTGCGCGGCGCGGGTTACCAAACCCTTGTAATCGGTATTGATAATCTGCCGCTGTTGCTCCAGAGCAAGGATTTAGAAGAATATCAGCGCTTCTACCAACAAACTTACACGAAGTGAATGACGAAGTAGGATTCCGAGATAAGGATTGATAATTTATTGATTGTCAAACGAATACGTATAATCTATTCATATACGCCCTATTTCCTACCTTATGATTCAGCATTCATAATTTCATGCATAATGGCTTACCCTGCCACCAAACCCAAGACTCCTTCCCGAAAACCCCAACGCAGCGGTCGTTTTGCTGCCATCACCCGCACGATGTGGGTGCTATTTGGGGGCGGACTGGTAGCGTTTGTCTTTTACATTCTGGCGGTTAGCGTCAATTTTCTAAACCTGTTTGGGCGTATGCCCAACCTCAAGACGCTCGAAAACCCAAAGAGCGAGTTGGCTTCGGAAATTTATTCGGCCGATGGAGTTTTAATGGGCAAATATTTCCGCGAGAACCGGACGCCGGTCGGTTATAAAGACTTGCCTCAGAACCTCATCGATGCTCTTGTGGCGACGGAAGATGCTCGCTTCGAGGAGCATTCCGGCATCGACCCCAAAGCCATGGGCCGCGTTGCGACGGGCTTGCTTACGGGCGGTAGTGGCGGTGGCGGCTCTACCCTGACGCAGCAAGTAGCGAAGGTCTTGTTTCGCACCCGAGCCGACTTGAACGACGGGATCCTCAACCACGTGCCGGGTCTGCGCATGCTGGTTATCAAAACCAAAGAATGGATTATGGCTGTGCGGTTGGAGCGCAACTATACCAAGCGCGAGATCATTGCTATGTATCTCAATATCAATGACTTCGGCTCCAATGCTTTTGGCATTAACGTAGCCGCCAAAACCTTCTTCAACAAGTCGCCCAAGCAGCTGAACCTTGAAGAGTCAGCGACTTTGGTAGGCGTGCTGAATGCGCCGTCGCGCTTTAGCCCCGTCACGAATCCAGAACGCTCGAAAAATCGTCGCAATTGGGTGCTGAGCCAGATGAACAAGTATGGCTACATCGATCAGCGCACGTACGAACAGGCAGTTGCCAAGCCCATTGTGCTGCACTACAGTGTCGAGAACGCTAACAAAGGCATTGCGCCGTATTTCCGCACCGAGGTGAGCAAATCGTTGCTGCAATGGGCCAAAGAAACTGACCACGATCTTTATGCCGACGGCCTAAAAATCTATACCACGATTGATTCGCGGATGCAGAAGTACGCCGAAGCTGCCATTGCCGAGCACATGCAGTTGCAGCAGAAATGGTTTATGCAACACTGGAAAGGCCAGTTGCCGTGGCGCGACGAAACCGGCCGGGTCATTCCAAACTTCCTCCAGACATCTATCAAAAGGACAGAGCGTTACAAATCGCTCTTCAATCGTTTCGATGGCAACAAAGACTCCATCAACTACTACCTGAACAAGAAGTATAAAATGCAGGTGTTCTCGTGGCAAGGCGAGAAGGAAATGATGATGTCGCCGATGGATTCGCTGGCCTATTACAAGCGCTACCTTCACGCGGGCTTTATGGCTATGAACCCCATCAATGGCCAAATCAAGGCGTGGGTGGGCGGTACTAATTTTAAGTATTTCAAATACGACCACGTAAAGCAAGGCAAACGCCAACCGGGCTCTACTTTCAAACCCATCGTCTATACGGCTGCCATCGACCAAGGCTACTCGCCGTGCTACCAACGCCCCGATGTGGCTACTACTTTCCCGGCGGTAGCAGGCCGCGCACCTTATACGCCCAAAAACTTTGAAGGCGGCTTCTCCGGTCGGAGCTTCACGCTACGCCAGGCCCTGGCCCGCTCGATGAACTCCATTACGGCATGGCTGGTGCAAAAGCTTGGTCCTGAGACAGTTGTAAGCTATGCCAAACGCCTGGGTATCACCTCGCCCATTGAGGCCGTTCCGGCGGTAGGGTTTGGCTCGAGTGATGTGAGCATTCTGGAGCTTTGTGGCGCATACAGCACCTTCGTCAACAAAGGCGTCTGGACCGCCCCAATGATGGTGACGAGCATCGCGGACAAAAACGACAACGTGCTGCGTGAGTTTGTGCCGCAAACCCGGGAAGCGCTGAGTGAAGAAACGGCTTACATCATGACCTATATGTTGCAGGCCTCGACTACCGAGCCCGGCGGCACCTCCGTAATTCTAAAAACAGGCTTCAAGTTTCCCTATGAGATGGGCGCCAAAACGGGTACCACGTCCAACTACTCCGATGCTTGGTTTATGGGCATCACGCCCGACCTAGTGTGTGGCATGTGGGTAGGGGGCGAAGATCGTAGCATTCACTTCCGTACGGGTGCATACGGGCAAGGTGCTCGCTTGGCGCTGCCGATTTATGGCCTGTTTATGCGCAAGGTCTACGCTGATAAGAGCATTGGCATCAACACTAACCCGTTCCCTAAGCCACAGCAACCGCTCAGCATCGAGATCGATTGCTCGAAATACTACGGCGGGCAACGTGATACGATTCCCTACGATCAGAAGCTTAACCAAACGGACCTAAATGATCTGAACAATCAGGATATTTAAGCGCTTTTTGGTGCAAATTAGTGGTGGCAGGTGTTCTTCACCTGCCACTTTTTTGTTGCTATCTACGCAGAAGGGGGTGATCTGTGACCCTATGCGATCCGCCACTGCTTACCTCCGCGGGAACCCTGTCCTACGCCGTTTTAGTTAGTTTTATATGGCTGCCAACGATTACTTACAAGAGCAAATTCGCCAGTTGCCGCATCGGCCCGGCATTTACAAATACTTCGATGATGAAGGCATCATCTACGTTGGCAAGGCCATCGACCTGCGCAAACGGGTCAGCAGCTACTTCACTAAGCAGGACCATAACAAGAAAACCCAACAGCTGGTCAAGAATATCAAGCGCATCGAGTTCACGATTGTGGACAGCGAATCGGATGCTTTTTTGCTTGAAAATAACCTGATTAAGCAACACCAGCCCAAATACAACATCCTGCTGAAGGACGGCAAAACTTATCCGTACCTACTGCTCACCAACGAGCGTTTTCCGCGTCTGATCCCGACTCGCAACAAGCGCCCCGGCGACGGCCGTTATTACGGTCCTTATGCCAACCTAACGGCTATGAACGTGCTGTTGGAACTCATCCGGGCTCTATACCCGCTGCGAACTTGTACGTTCAACCTATCGCCGGAAAACGTGGCAGCAGGCAAGTTTAAAGTGTGCCTAGAGTACCACCTCGGCAATTGCAAAGGCCCGTGCGAAGCCAAGGAAGACGAAGCTACTTACAACCAATACATTGCCCAGATCAGGCAGATTCTGAACGGCGATTTGCGTTTGCCCAAACAATATTTCCGCGAGCGTATGACCCAAGCCGCTCAGGATCAGCAATATGAACTGGCGCATCAATTCAAGCAAAAGCTGGATAAGCTAGACGACTTTCAGGCCAAGAGCACGATTGTCAATGCAAGCCTCACCAACATCGACGTGTTCAGCATTGCTTCAAATGAGAAGAATGCCTTCATCAACTACCTCAAAGTGATGAATGGCTCCATTATCCTGACGCAATCGCTGGAAGTTCAGAAGAAGCTCGACGAAACCGACGATGAAATATTGGCGCCTTTGGTGATGCAAATGCGTGAGGAATTTGAGAGTCAGTCGAAAGAAATCCTGACCAATGTGGCGCTGCCCGACCTCCCACTGCCAGGAGTTTCAGTAACGCAACCGCAGATCGGTGACAAGCGCAAGCTCTTGGAACTCAGCATCAAGAACGTAATGTACCTGCGCAAGGAGAAGGAAAGCATGAATGATCGTTCCAAGGACCTCAACGAGGTACGGATTATGGAAACGATCAAAAAGGACCTGCGCCTGACGGAGCTACCTAAGCACATTGAGTGTTTCGACAATTCCAATTTCCAAGGCGATAACCCGGTGGCGGCGATGGTGTGCTTCCGCAATGCTAAGCCTAGCAAAAAGGATTATCGGCACTATCACATCAAAACGGTAGTCGGTCCTAACGACTTCGACTCGATGTATGAAGTGGTAACTCGCCGCTACCGTCGTCTCGTCGACGAAGGAGCCTCTCTGCCTCAGCTCGTCATTGTGGATGGTGGCAAAGGCCAGTTGAGCATGGCCGTAAAGGCGCTCAAGGACCTCAATTTGTGGGGCCAGATCCCGGTCATTGGCATTGCCAAGCGGTTAGAGGAAATCTATGTTCCCAACGATCCGCTGCCGCTTTACATCGATAAAAAGAGCGAATCGCTACGCCTATTTCAGCGCATGCGCGACGAAGTGCACCGTTTTGGCATCACTTTTCACCGTAGCCGTCGCGATGCGGCTACCCTCAAAACAGAGCTTACAGAAGTAAAAGGCCTGGGCCCTGCTACCGCTGACAAGTTATTGAGCAAGTTTAAATCGGTAAAGAAAATACGAGAGCTAAGCGAAGCCGAACTAACTGCTGAAGTCGGTAAAGCCAAAGCACGTATTCTGTTGAATTACTTTCAGGAGCAGCCTGCTGAATCTTAAAAATCTTTGATATATAAACCACTGATAATCAAGAATTTACAACAAAAAAGCCCTTCCTAAACAGGAAGGGCTTTTTTGTTGTAAACACTCAGAAACTAGAAGCTCCAAAGATTGTATTCGTATTCGATCAGATCAGCGGCGGCTTGCTGCGAGGCCAAGATGCCTTGTTGCTGACTACCGTAGATTTCATCGAGACGCGAATCGTTCGGGTTCGAAATCTTTACGATGTAAGAGTTGAACAACCACAGTTCGAAAGCATCAGCTAGGTTCTTGTGCTGGGCGTCGTTCTGGGGATTAAACCAGATCGCTTTGTCCGGATTGTTACGGAACACGCGGACCAAATCACTGTACTTAAACGTACCGATAGGCTTCTCAATGCCCGATGTGTTTGAGGCCAGCGTCGAAGGCAACAGCAACGTAATGGTTTTGATATCGTGATACATCCGCGACCGTTTCTTGTCGAAGATCATATCCTCTTTCAATTCCATCTGGTATACATCTTTAGGACGCACCTCATAGCTCGGTGGTGCCACTGGCTTAGGGGGTGCTGCCTTGGCAACAGCCTTACCTTTAGCGCCCTTCGCGCCTTTCGCAGTGCTCTTTTTCGGAGCACCCCAGCCATCATCATTGCCCCATCCGCCACCGGGGTTAGCATCGGCTTCGGTAAAACCAGCTGCTTTTTCCTCTTCGCTTAGGCCTGCAGAAGCTTCGGCAATAGACATATTGCTGGAAACCTCAGTGGGCGTATAAGTAGAAGTCAGCGAGTCGTTTTTATAAGCCTGTAGCTCACCGCGCTTAACCGCATCTAAGATTACTCGGCTTATTTCCTTGCCTTCCGAGAACATGGGCTTGTTCTGCTTTTCACGCAGATCAATAGCACGCCATATCGTTTTGCGGAACATAATGTCCGAATTCGGAATCGGCCGATACGAGCCGTTGCTGCTCGCGGTGGTAGCTTGTTCCTGGGCTGAAGCTGCCACCGACAGCGTCAAACCAGCCGCGAGTGCGGCGAAGGAAAGAAATTTGTTCATACCGTTGGTAATCAAAAAGCCTCGCGGTTAGTTCGATTCTTATAACGCTTAGAGCAGCGGAATATTGAGTTGCTTAGAAACGTTAACCGTTTCCGTGTTGCCTTGGAAGTTCATGCGCTGAACTTCTTTCACATCTACGAACAGACGGTCGCCTTCACGGGCCGAATTCACCACATCAGTCAGGTTTGCATCCGGACCGCTGATAGTACGAGCGGGCATTGCTGGGCGCTTGCCACGCACGAGCGTGATTTCGTAACGTGTAACGCGGTAACGCGCATCTTCAGGCAAGAAGGTAGCAAAGCCAGCATCCGGAATGGCACGCAAAGACATGTTGCGTACAGCTGTGATAGGCGTACCCTGCTTCTCATTAGCTTCCCGGCCGCCCACGATGCACTTAATGTCTGGCTTAGGAATCGGACGCACCTGGAAGGTTTGTGAACCGATAGCGTTACCACCGCTGCTTACGTTCAGCGTTACTTCCCGACCATTCGGTACCAGAGTTACTTCACCTGTCTTTGACCCCGGAATTACTGAAGCACCCGAAGCTGAGAAACCAGGCTTGTATTGTGCCCCCAGAGCAGGTACTTGCACACTGAGCTTGTTACCACACTTGAAGTACAGGGCCTGTACCGACGCAGATTGAATCTGCATAACAGGTTTAGTCACTGTATAAGGCACGTTCACCTTGAAGGTGGTATCACGGCCGTTCTGCTTGAAGCGAATCGTACCAGTCCACTGCTTTTTAGCGTTACCAGCAGCGTCGAAACCACCAGGAGTAGCGGTGAACTCAATCTTACCATGACCGTCAGGGCCGACCTGTAATGGGCTGCCATTCAAAGTCATGCTAGGACGCAGGTTTGAAGCTGAGGCTGTTAGAAACAATTCTGCTTTGTACTTCGTACCAGCAGCAACCGTATTAGACTCAGCACTGGCGAAAGCACCTACTTTGTCAAATACGATGATGTTGCCACCTACTTTGCGTGACTGCTCAGCCAGCGCATCAGATTCGTACTTCAGTACTTCAGCTTCCTTCTGTGACAATACAGCCAGCGCCGCTACTAAAGGGGTGTTTTCGAAGTTTAACTCGGCGAAATTTTTGCTGCGCTGAGATTGCTCCGTTACCATTGGATCTTCTTTAGCATCCAATGCAAGCGCAGGAGCGTTGGGCACGTACTGTTTGATGTAAGCAGAGTACTTATTTAACTCGTCCTTCATCTTGTAGGCCTCGCCATTGCGGCTTGGTCCCAGCATCGTGATCGCCACCTTATCTTCGGCGCTCATGTTTTTGTATTCGCTCTTATTCTTGTTTTCAGTAGCAGTCAAGAGCTTTTCCCGTACCTCGCTCATGTAAGCAAGCATTTGCTTAGTACGTTCCCGAATTTCTTCGCTCTGCTTCAGGACATTAACGTCGGCGGCTTGGTTACGGTTCTTTTCGACTTGCGCCTGAATCCCTTTTACCGTCCCCTCGTTAGCCGTCGAAACCTTATTGTTGATGCTCGACAAGCTGTCGTCCAAAAACTTGAACTTGAGCAATATTGCTGAATTCACCTGTAGGGCTAGAAGAGCAGTCAGTACCAAGTACATCATGCCAATCATCTTCTGCCGTGGAGTCTCTTTTGCTCCCGCCATCGTGTTCTTTCCTAATCTATAACTGTGTGGGACAGAAACGTCTCTCTTGTCAAACTAAGCTCTATAATAGCTTAGCTAGTAGCACGCATCGCGTTTAGCATGTTGCCGTACACGCGGTTCAACGAATTCAGGTTCGAAGTGAGGCTTGTTACCTCCTGCTTGAACTGATCGGTTTCTTTGCCTGCTTCGGTCAGGTTTTCCATGGCTTGGCTCAAAGTGCCATAGAATTTGTTCATGGATTTGAGGTGCGTGTTAGCATCCTGCAGCTCCATCTCATACACTGCATTCAGCGCGCCCAAATTTTTGGTCACGTTCTGCACTTGCAGGTGATAAGCTTTGGCATCGGCCGTTGCTTCCGACATGGCGCTCATAGCCTGAGCCGTGTTAGCATATGCTTCGTTGATACGCTCCAGCGATTGAGCAGCAGAACGCACTTTCGTAGTATACTCGTCAGTAGCGTTGGTAGCATCACCTAAACCAGCAAGTTGCTGGGTTGTCGTGCTCAAACGGTTCAGTCCTTGGCCAAGTGAAGCAATAGCCTCAGGCGTTACGTTTGCATCCTTAAGCATGTCGTCCAGCTTGCGGGTCAGGCCTTGGCTATTGTTGCTGGTAGAGAAACTGTTGCTGTTGGTCGACGGGTCGTAGCCTTCGCTCAGTTCTGGATAAACCAATGACCAATCTGGCTCTTTCGACTGAGGTTGAAACGCACTCAAAAAGAAGATGATAGCTTCTGTGCCTAGACCAGCGATAATCGCTACGTCAGCGAAGGGCCAGTGTTCAATTTTAAATAATGCTCCAATGATTACAACTGCTGCACCGATACCGTATACTTTGGGCATCAATACATCAAAGAGGAAGCTACCGCCTTTTGCTGCCATTTTAATTTGGGATTGTAAAGAGTTTGTTTGAGTAATTAGAGAACGTGAGTTGATGATCCGAAAAGGACTTAGTTCAGTCGATTGTTAGAACCCATGCCAATTTGAATCATAGCCGT
This window encodes:
- a CDS encoding transglycosylase domain-containing protein; this encodes MWVLFGGGLVAFVFYILAVSVNFLNLFGRMPNLKTLENPKSELASEIYSADGVLMGKYFRENRTPVGYKDLPQNLIDALVATEDARFEEHSGIDPKAMGRVATGLLTGGSGGGGSTLTQQVAKVLFRTRADLNDGILNHVPGLRMLVIKTKEWIMAVRLERNYTKREIIAMYLNINDFGSNAFGINVAAKTFFNKSPKQLNLEESATLVGVLNAPSRFSPVTNPERSKNRRNWVLSQMNKYGYIDQRTYEQAVAKPIVLHYSVENANKGIAPYFRTEVSKSLLQWAKETDHDLYADGLKIYTTIDSRMQKYAEAAIAEHMQLQQKWFMQHWKGQLPWRDETGRVIPNFLQTSIKRTERYKSLFNRFDGNKDSINYYLNKKYKMQVFSWQGEKEMMMSPMDSLAYYKRYLHAGFMAMNPINGQIKAWVGGTNFKYFKYDHVKQGKRQPGSTFKPIVYTAAIDQGYSPCYQRPDVATTFPAVAGRAPYTPKNFEGGFSGRSFTLRQALARSMNSITAWLVQKLGPETVVSYAKRLGITSPIEAVPAVGFGSSDVSILELCGAYSTFVNKGVWTAPMMVTSIADKNDNVLREFVPQTREALSEETAYIMTYMLQASTTEPGGTSVILKTGFKFPYEMGAKTGTTSNYSDAWFMGITPDLVCGMWVGGEDRSIHFRTGAYGQGARLALPIYGLFMRKVYADKSIGINTNPFPKPQQPLSIEIDCSKYYGGQRDTIPYDQKLNQTDLNDLNNQDI
- the uvrC gene encoding excinuclease ABC subunit UvrC, which translates into the protein MAANDYLQEQIRQLPHRPGIYKYFDDEGIIYVGKAIDLRKRVSSYFTKQDHNKKTQQLVKNIKRIEFTIVDSESDAFLLENNLIKQHQPKYNILLKDGKTYPYLLLTNERFPRLIPTRNKRPGDGRYYGPYANLTAMNVLLELIRALYPLRTCTFNLSPENVAAGKFKVCLEYHLGNCKGPCEAKEDEATYNQYIAQIRQILNGDLRLPKQYFRERMTQAAQDQQYELAHQFKQKLDKLDDFQAKSTIVNASLTNIDVFSIASNEKNAFINYLKVMNGSIILTQSLEVQKKLDETDDEILAPLVMQMREEFESQSKEILTNVALPDLPLPGVSVTQPQIGDKRKLLELSIKNVMYLRKEKESMNDRSKDLNEVRIMETIKKDLRLTELPKHIECFDNSNFQGDNPVAAMVCFRNAKPSKKDYRHYHIKTVVGPNDFDSMYEVVTRRYRRLVDEGASLPQLVIVDGGKGQLSMAVKALKDLNLWGQIPVIGIAKRLEEIYVPNDPLPLYIDKKSESLRLFQRMRDEVHRFGITFHRSRRDAATLKTELTEVKGLGPATADKLLSKFKSVKKIRELSEAELTAEVGKAKARILLNYFQEQPAES
- the porN gene encoding type IX secretion system ring subunit PorN/GldN, which translates into the protein MNKFLSFAALAAGLTLSVAASAQEQATTASSNGSYRPIPNSDIMFRKTIWRAIDLREKQNKPMFSEGKEISRVILDAVKRGELQAYKNDSLTSTYTPTEVSSNMSIAEASAGLSEEEKAAGFTEADANPGGGWGNDDGWGAPKKSTAKGAKGAKGKAVAKAAPPKPVAPPSYEVRPKDVYQMELKEDMIFDKKRSRMYHDIKTITLLLPSTLASNTSGIEKPIGTFKYSDLVRVFRNNPDKAIWFNPQNDAQHKNLADAFELWLFNSYIVKISNPNDSRLDEIYGSQQQGILASQQAAADLIEYEYNLWSF
- the porM gene encoding type IX secretion system motor protein PorM/GldM; translated protein: MAGAKETPRQKMIGMMYLVLTALLALQVNSAILLKFKFLDDSLSSINNKVSTANEGTVKGIQAQVEKNRNQAADVNVLKQSEEIRERTKQMLAYMSEVREKLLTATENKNKSEYKNMSAEDKVAITMLGPSRNGEAYKMKDELNKYSAYIKQYVPNAPALALDAKEDPMVTEQSQRSKNFAELNFENTPLVAALAVLSQKEAEVLKYESDALAEQSRKVGGNIIVFDKVGAFASAESNTVAAGTKYKAELFLTASASNLRPSMTLNGSPLQVGPDGHGKIEFTATPGGFDAAGNAKKQWTGTIRFKQNGRDTTFKVNVPYTVTKPVMQIQSASVQALYFKCGNKLSVQVPALGAQYKPGFSASGASVIPGSKTGEVTLVPNGREVTLNVSSGGNAIGSQTFQVRPIPKPDIKCIVGGREANEKQGTPITAVRNMSLRAIPDAGFATFLPEDARYRVTRYEITLVRGKRPAMPARTISGPDANLTDVVNSAREGDRLFVDVKEVQRMNFQGNTETVNVSKQLNIPLL
- the porL gene encoding type IX secretion system motor protein PorL/GldL; its protein translation is MAAKGGSFLFDVLMPKVYGIGAAVVIIGALFKIEHWPFADVAIIAGLGTEAIIFFLSAFQPQSKEPDWSLVYPELSEGYDPSTNSNSFSTSNNSQGLTRKLDDMLKDANVTPEAIASLGQGLNRLSTTTQQLAGLGDATNATDEYTTKVRSAAQSLERINEAYANTAQAMSAMSEATADAKAYHLQVQNVTKNLGALNAVYEMELQDANTHLKSMNKFYGTLSQAMENLTEAGKETDQFKQEVTSLTSNLNSLNRVYGNMLNAMRATS